AGATGCGAGGCAAACCTAGACCAAAACACCGAAGTATTGCAGTTAAAGCAGTTGTTCGTTGAGGGATTTGGCTCCGATCAGATCTGGGAGCAAGCACTTAGGATTCTTGACTCTGCTGGACAGGAAATCCAACGCGACTGTACATTAAGTAATCGACATGCTGGCCACTCTTTATCAGATGAAGGTATTACATCTTTCGAAGGCTCGGATTTTGCGGCTGAAAGTTCCGAGAACAGCGAGCTAGAGAGTCATCTAGAGGGTACCAGGGACCTGTCAgatgtcgatgaggaagtcaGTATGGCGTTGGATCTAGATCAGGGCGACTCGATACATGATGCATTGGACTCCCGGAGTATTGACGAGACTTTGGGCGAGGAAAGCGAATCCAGTGAAACTGGTAGTGACGGAGAACAACCCGGCACTTACACAGAGGACCCTTTTGGGTTGAATGATGGGTTCTTCTCAATTGACGATTTCAACAAACAATCAGAACTGTGGGAAAGACAAGACGCTCGGGGCGGCCCAGATGATGAATCTGAAAGTGACGAGGAAGTTGACTGGCATGCCGATCCCCTCGCCACTGGGAACATTAGCGCTTCTTTGAATAAAACACCACCGTCAAATGAGACCGACAGGGGTGTCAAGGATCAAAGTatgggtgatgatgatgatgatgataatgacaCaagtgatgaggaaggacCAACATTCAACAATGTCAATCTTCAGGATGGACTAGATTCAGATACAGATGATGCATATCCTGGTACTGCACAAGGGGCGGATTGGATCAATACTAGTGATATCAAGTATTCTGACTTTTTTGCGCCGCCACCCCGCAAGTCTACGACCAAAAGGTCACGTCCGCTCCCAAAAACCCAACCAGTTGCTGCGATTAATAATAACGATATAGACCGTGCAATGGCCGATGTACGGCGCGATTTatttgaggatgatgcttcAATTGAGAACAGTGATATATCCGATGGTGAACTAGGTGAACCTGAAACCCAAAAATCTACACACGAGAAACAACGCGCACGAATCGCCGATGAGATTCGTCGCCTGGAAGCTGCCAACGttgcaaagaaagaatggatgcTTGCTGGTGAAGCTAAAGCCGCAGAGAGACCCGTGAACTCGCTTATtgaggaagatcttgaagtgGAAAGGATTGGAAAGCCTGTACCTGTGGTTACTGCGGAGGTCTCCGAAGACATCGAAGGCCTTGTTAAGCGTCGGATCCTTGCCAGGGAATTTGATGAAGTTATCCGCCGCCGCCCTGGTATCACTGATAGCCAAGTTGCGAGAAAGAGTCGCTTTGAGCTTGAGGATTCTAAAGCTCAACAGAGCCTTGCAGAGCTATATGAGACTGATCACCTCCGAGCTACTGATCCTAACTATGTGGATCCTAAGAATCAGAAGCTTCTGCGCGAACACAATGAGATCAGTAATCTATGGAAAGAAATAAGCTCACAATTGGATACCCTCTCGAACTGGCACTATAAGCCCAAAACCCCACACGCACACATCAACGTTGTTACCGATGCGGCAACTATTATGATGGAGGATGCGCAACCAACAGCCGGAGGTGCTGTTGGTAGTGCAGCAACTCTTGCCCCCCAGGAGATCTATACACCTGGGGCTGACGGCAAGGCTTCTGGGGAAGTAGTTTTGAGGAACGGATTGTCAGTTTCCAAAGAGGAAATGACCCGTGAAGAGAAGTCAAGATTACGGCGACAAcacaagaagcaaaagaaaactaCCACCAACGATAAAAACCGACAGTCAGGAAAGGCAGCTGAGAGGCAACAAATTGTGTCGGATTTGAAAAAGGGTGACGTGAAATTGGTTggaaagcaaggagaagtCACGGATATCCATGGCCAAAAACTAACCGGAACGGGTCCAAGGAGTGGTGCGGATGCACTAAAGCTGTAGTTGAACTTGATTTATTTGATTTGCTGATGTTATCGATCTATTGCCGACGTATATCTCTACCTCATAtgaacttcttcctcgcctcaATTCAGTTACCTGTCActcttcatctccatagACAGGCGTGCCCTATTTCGAACGTATTGAATAGAGGAAAATGTTTTCTCGCTTGTAAGTCTCCGCCATCGGGTCATCGCAAACTTCGACTATGTGGAATAGCTTCTTTGCCAATTTCAAAAATCGAGAATCTGCTCGTCTACGTCTCTTGAAGCAGAAATAGCAAATAGATTCTGGGCCTAGGAGGTTTTTCAGAGTTGATAtcagcaaaggaaaggccGGCTCAAAATAGACACAGTCCGCGGCAAGTACGATAGCGGGGTGTTTCGGAATACAGTCTGGAAGAGATTCCCCCCAGTTTAGCACCGTAGCTGCAACACGAGAGGAAACATTGTTCAGCTTAATATTAGTCTCCATTAATGGGAGCATTGGTGCTTGATCCGTAATGTATACTGATGACGACCCGATGTCGCAACCGCGCGCAACAGCAAGCCCCACAAGACCTCCGCCAGCTCCCAACTCGACACTAACGATGCCAGTTAGTACCATAAACCCCTTAGGATTCACTAAAACTTGGATGCCGGACGAACATTGTCTTATTGTTAAAGTCAGATCGGTGCTGAAGTAACAAATATCTTGCTAGGACCATGCCTGCCGGCCATAGCTGGCCTCCGCACCCTTCCTTCAGATCTTCCTTGATTATTAGGGGGTCTTTCAGTAGGCCGTCAAATGAAATTTCAGCATGGCCAACTCCTTTGAGATCCCTTGCTGGAACAAGCGACTCGCTAACAAGGATAGATTCACTGAGCACTGATTGTTGGTCGGGAGAATTGGAAGCTTCCATCATGCTCAATGTGGAAGAATCACAATTATGTAGGGCTAGTAGCAGGACTGCACTCACACAAGAGCTGtgctcttttcctcttccggTCTTTGAACGAATAATATCGTTTCTAGCAGGCAAtacagaaaaaaaggaagaaccAGTGAGAGAAATGAATTAAATAGAGAGAAGTGAGGTATAAGAGTGAGTACCCAAAAATGAAAATGTCTGTTCTTatgaaaattgaaaaagtaTAGCTTAATTAAAGAGTATTTTTTGTAGTGGGTTAGGGCAGGAAAGCACCAAACAGATTGAATACATCAATACTCAATGTTGCTCCGTAATAGCAGGATATCCCTAATGTCGAGGTGAAAAAAACATGTTTCtcaaagaaggcaagggTGAAAAGtaagaataaaataatgGCGTGCGTATTTGCCGTGTGCAAAAATTACATTCAGTTCTTGGCACATTTTTTGGAACTTTTCGCGCACTATCTTCAAAAGTAGATATTTCCAAACGCTTATAACTCAGCCAattctttattattattataaatttgGAttgaaattatatatttagtATTATTAAAAGTAGCGGAAGATCTACTTTTAAAGTATGTTAAATAGAATTAAAAAACTTAGATTAGATAAGAATATAGAGTGTTTATATTGTAAATTTCTTATTGTCTAAAATCAATTTTCCTTTATGATACAGActttttaatatattatcttgtatattttaatttaaagATGATATATTCAAGATTGGTTGATTTACAAGTATTTAAAAATAGTCATTTTTATAGATGTTGTGCAAGCAGCaaaaagttgaagaaaatgtgCCAAAAACTGAAGGCAATTTTATACACACTAAATGTACCGGTACATATACTGAGTAAGTTACCTATCATGTTAGGTAAAtgttacgcccggggcttcgtcgtcaagtctgagaccagttagcggaccacgtttcgagggttactaacctgaagtcgttctttgacctccgtcgctNNNNNNNNNNNNNNNNNNNNNNNNNNNNNNNNNNNNNNNNNNNNNNNNNNNNNNNNNNNNNNNNNNNNNNNNNNNNNNNNNNNNNNNNNNNNNNNNNNNNNNNNNNNNNNNNNNNNNNNNNNNNNNNNNNNNNNNNNNNNNNNNNNNNNNNNNNNNNNNNNNNNNNNNNNNNNNNNNNNNNNNNNNNNNNNNNNNNNNNNNNNNNNNNNNNNNNNNNNNNNNNNNNNNNNNNNNNNNNNNNNNNNNNNNNNNNNNNNNNNNNNNNNNNNNNNNNNNNNNNNNNNNNNNNNNNNNNNNNNNNNNNNNNNNNNNNNNNNNNNNNNNNNNNNNNNNNNNNNNNNNNNNNNNNNNNNNNNNNNNNNNNNNNNNNNNNNNNNNNNNNNNNNNNNNNNNNNNNNNNNNNNNNNNNNNNNNNNNNNNNNNNNNNNNNNNNNNNNNNNNNNNNNNNNNNNNNNNNNNNNNNNNNNNNNNNNNNNNNNNNNNNNNNNNNNNNNNNNNNNNNNNNNNNNNNNNNNNNNNNNNNNNNNNNNNNNNNNNNNNNNNNNNNNNNNNNNNNNNNNNNNNNNNNNNNNNNNNNNNNNNNNNNNNNNNNNNNNNNNNNNNNNNNNNNNNNNNNNNNNNNNNNNNNNNNNNNNNNNNNNNNNNNNNNNNNNNNNNNNNNNNNNNNNNNNNNNNNNNNNNNNNNNNNNNNNNNNNNNNNNNNNNNNNNNNNNNNNNNNNNNNNNNNNNNNNNNNNNNNNNNNNNNNNNNNNNNNNNNNNNNNNNNNNNNNNNNNNNNNNN
The sequence above is a segment of the Aspergillus oryzae RIB40 DNA, chromosome 3 genome. Coding sequences within it:
- a CDS encoding uncharacterized protein (putative N2,N2-dimethylguanosine tRNA methyltransferase), which encodes MMEASNSPDQQSVLSESILVSESLVPARDLKGVGHAEISFDGLLKDPLIIKEDLKEGCGGQLWPAGMVLARYLLLQHRSDFNNKTIVELGAGGGLVGLAVARGCDIGSSSVYITDQAPMLPLMETNIKLNNVSSRVAATVLNWGESLPDCIPKHPAIVLAADCVYFEPAFPLLISTLKNLLGPESICYFCFKRRRRADSRFLKLAKKLFHIVEVCDDPMAETYKRENIFLYSIRSK
- a CDS encoding rRNA-processing protein MPP10 (U3 small nucleolar ribonucleoprotein (snoRNP) subunit - Mpp10p); the protein is MADFAKDPALNAALSAPWAFLCPTSELNDTIVGSAKFFLDSLALSISDAQSARQRQNRKRKRCEANLDQNTEVLQLKQLFVEGFGSDQIWEQALRILDSAGQEIQRDCTLSNRHAGHSLSDEGITSFEGSDFAAESSENSELESHLEGTRDLSDVDEEVSMALDLDQGDSIHDALDSRSIDETLGEESESSETGSDGEQPGTYTEDPFGLNDGFFSIDDFNKQSELWERQDARGGPDDESESDEEVDWHADPLATGNISASLNKTPPSNETDRGVKDQSMGDDDDDDNDTSDEEGPTFNNVNLQDGLDSDTDDAYPGTAQGADWINTSDIKYSDFFAPPPRKSTTKRSRPLPKTQPVAAINNNDIDRAMADVRRDLFEDDASIENSDISDGELGEPETQKSTHEKQRARIADEIRRLEAANVAKKEWMLAGEAKAAERPVNSLIEEDLEVERIGKPVPVVTAEVSEDIEGLVKRRILAREFDEVIRRRPGITDSQVARKSRFELEDSKAQQSLAELYETDHLRATDPNYVDPKNQKLLREHNEISNLWKEISSQLDTLSNWHYKPKTPHAHINVVTDAATIMMEDAQPTAGGAVGSAATLAPQEIYTPGADGKASGEVVLRNGLSVSKEEMTREEKSRLRRQHKKQKKTTTNDKNRQSGKAAERQQIVSDLKKGDVKLVGKQGEVTDIHGQKLTGTGPRSGADALKL